The Bacteroidia bacterium genome includes a region encoding these proteins:
- a CDS encoding T9SS type A sorting domain-containing protein, whose product MKLFSIIICMVFSSYLAIGQPMINSSVIFDLGESSEVEIVQDFYAPGASGPNVSWDFSNISGPSFRFDWRAINPDTLPIQMQDSFPNSDLSFLTPIGDTIGNYLFYRESNDSLFLLGAALTRIPTGDTTWFMLNEDPQLSLAFPISYEDVQTDSFAGTNWVQVQGNLFMQKRRGSITHTADAYGDITTPLGTFNNALRIKTEERVYDTLVVMGFPASTSIQEITRYAWYVEGEKYLIMQMDSISTSPGTLTKQAQYRTEALATAIDPEILSKMIDFRLFPNPANKAIRLSFQLPQRAPVQIEILNMMGQKILLKEYAEIASFEDELSIDQLPQGSYLLRVFTPLGSISKPLLIN is encoded by the coding sequence ATGAAATTATTTTCTATCATCATATGCATGGTTTTTTCGTCCTATTTAGCCATAGGACAGCCCATGATCAATTCATCGGTCATTTTTGATTTGGGAGAATCTTCCGAAGTAGAAATCGTTCAGGATTTCTACGCTCCGGGTGCTTCCGGCCCCAATGTAAGCTGGGACTTTAGCAATATTTCTGGCCCCTCTTTTAGATTTGACTGGCGAGCGATCAATCCAGATACCCTGCCCATTCAGATGCAGGACAGTTTCCCCAATTCGGATTTAAGCTTTTTAACTCCTATTGGCGATACCATAGGCAATTATCTCTTTTACCGGGAAAGCAATGACAGCCTTTTCTTATTAGGAGCCGCTTTGACCCGTATTCCGACAGGGGATACGACCTGGTTTATGTTAAACGAAGACCCTCAATTGAGTCTGGCTTTTCCCATTAGTTATGAAGATGTGCAAACAGATTCTTTTGCAGGTACGAATTGGGTGCAGGTACAAGGAAATCTGTTTATGCAAAAACGACGAGGAAGCATTACCCATACTGCAGATGCCTATGGAGATATTACTACTCCTTTGGGGACTTTTAACAATGCTTTGCGCATCAAGACAGAAGAAAGGGTTTATGATACCCTTGTCGTTATGGGATTTCCTGCCTCTACAAGCATCCAGGAAATTACTCGCTATGCCTGGTACGTTGAGGGAGAGAAATACCTCATAATGCAAATGGATAGTATTTCGACTAGCCCTGGCACCTTGACAAAACAGGCACAATACCGAACGGAGGCCCTCGCGACTGCTATTGATCCTGAAATTCTCAGCAAGATGATTGACTTCCGGCTTTTTCCTAATCCAGCTAATAAGGCTATACGCTTAAGCTTTCAGTTGCCGCAGAGAGCTCCGGTTCAGATTGAAATTCTGAATATGATGGGGCAGAAAATCTTGCTAAAAGAATATGCGGAAATAGCTTCCTTCGAAGATGAACTGAGTATAGATCAACTCCCTCAAGGAAGTTATCTCCTGAGAGTTTTTACCCCTTTGGGTAGTATTAGTAAACCCCTACTCATTAACTAA
- a CDS encoding response regulator transcription factor → MGNGSSAHFLLFWDMENPEISVAIVEDDPEIRQLLKILIDGSPGFSCSSLCETGEKALEDIPISKPDVVLMDLQLPGINGIKCTLELKDQLPNTNIIILTIQAAEEALFDSLCAGATGYLLKDTPPGQILQAIEDAHKGGSPMSPAIARRVVNSFHHHKKQSQLSERETEVLKLLCEGENYKSIADKLFVSSNTIKAHIKHIYKKLQVHTRAEAVSKALKDRLI, encoded by the coding sequence ATGGGTAATGGCAGCTCAGCACATTTTCTGCTATTTTGGGATATGGAAAATCCTGAAATCAGTGTGGCCATCGTTGAAGATGATCCTGAGATTCGTCAGTTATTAAAAATTCTGATTGATGGCTCACCCGGATTTTCCTGTAGTTCGCTATGTGAAACGGGTGAAAAAGCCCTGGAAGATATTCCCATATCAAAACCCGATGTAGTCCTTATGGACCTCCAATTGCCAGGCATCAATGGGATCAAATGTACCCTCGAACTAAAGGACCAACTCCCCAATACCAATATTATTATTCTTACCATACAGGCTGCCGAGGAGGCTCTATTTGACTCTCTATGTGCAGGAGCAACGGGTTATTTGCTGAAAGACACCCCGCCCGGGCAGATTTTGCAAGCCATCGAGGATGCCCATAAAGGAGGCTCTCCTATGAGTCCGGCCATTGCTCGTCGGGTAGTCAATTCTTTCCACCACCACAAAAAACAATCTCAGCTTAGCGAAAGAGAAACAGAAGTGCTAAAGCTCCTCTGCGAAGGGGAAAATTATAAAAGTATCGCGGACAAATTGTTCGTTTCCAGCAATACCATCAAAGCCCATATCAAACATATCTACAAGAAGCTCCAGGTCCACACTAGAGCAGAGGCTGTATCCAAAGCCCTCAAGGATCGCCTCATTTAA
- a CDS encoding DinB family protein has translation MNQEEMKHWKEEIQSLSKAYEKLAGELGPDLMHTRPHPDQWSFSEILAHLIVINESYYPTFKALQNGTYKSPFLSKLSFMVRFMGKEILKSVQPQTKKKIKTFPIWEPIHLEETPDILNRFLKHQEELTQEFEACITLFPQNPVLYSPASKMIFYHLSTAFEIILSHEKRHLLQAQRLLEQFQQYVKA, from the coding sequence ATGAATCAAGAAGAAATGAAGCATTGGAAGGAGGAAATTCAGTCCCTCAGTAAAGCCTATGAAAAATTGGCAGGAGAACTAGGCCCTGACCTCATGCATACACGTCCCCATCCCGATCAATGGTCTTTCTCCGAAATACTGGCCCATCTCATAGTGATCAATGAAAGCTATTATCCTACTTTCAAAGCTTTACAGAACGGCACCTACAAAAGCCCCTTTCTTTCCAAACTCAGTTTTATGGTAAGATTTATGGGTAAAGAAATCCTGAAATCCGTTCAACCGCAGACAAAAAAGAAAATTAAAACCTTTCCGATCTGGGAACCCATTCATCTGGAAGAGACTCCCGATATATTGAATCGTTTTCTCAAGCATCAAGAGGAATTGACTCAAGAATTCGAGGCATGCATTACTTTGTTCCCTCAAAATCCGGTCCTTTACTCTCCCGCTTCAAAAATGATCTTTTACCATTTGAGTACAGCTTTCGAAATCATCCTAAGTCATGAAAAACGACATTTGCTTCAAGCACAAAGATTGCTTGAGCAGTTTCAGCAATATGTAAAAGCATAG
- a CDS encoding OmpA family protein → MKVYITIVYLLLLLSPGLLEAQDIEGSEDHPLLSRYPGSYISYFEEVKYREYNFASGPVTGYRQIKESRVIAGSLSRLTYFIDKSVEELSIGEVYQDYLQALTKAKIDILSKGLFPQRNVKKEVGGMTWIGLALGNNPFPGNTRANDMFRGTSSSGGSFAIVGKVQRAEGATYLVLYAKRFSKNRVICQLDVIEAKEAETGLVTADAAYLSREIEQYGKVALYGIYFDFDKAIVKEESKAALDEIAKLLRSKSELNLYVVGHTDMKGELEYNLRLSENRAQAVIEKLVEDYGIKRARLEAKGVGPLVPILSNQAEEGRSQNRRVELVEK, encoded by the coding sequence ATGAAAGTCTATATTACTATAGTATACCTCCTCTTACTACTTTCTCCGGGCCTCCTTGAAGCCCAGGACATAGAGGGAAGCGAGGATCATCCCTTGCTGAGTCGATATCCGGGTTCATATATCAGCTACTTTGAAGAAGTAAAATACAGGGAGTACAATTTTGCAAGCGGCCCTGTAACAGGCTATCGTCAAATCAAAGAATCAAGGGTAATAGCAGGATCTTTGAGTCGTCTCACTTATTTCATTGATAAATCTGTAGAAGAGTTGTCGATAGGAGAAGTCTATCAGGACTATTTGCAGGCTTTGACAAAGGCAAAGATCGATATCCTATCAAAAGGCCTCTTTCCTCAGAGAAATGTCAAAAAGGAAGTCGGAGGCATGACGTGGATAGGTTTGGCTTTGGGGAATAATCCCTTCCCAGGAAATACCCGTGCCAATGATATGTTTCGAGGCACCAGTAGCAGCGGAGGCAGTTTTGCTATCGTAGGGAAAGTGCAAAGAGCGGAAGGAGCTACCTATCTGGTACTTTATGCGAAACGCTTCAGCAAAAATCGGGTAATCTGTCAGCTGGACGTGATTGAGGCAAAGGAAGCGGAAACAGGTCTGGTAACGGCAGATGCGGCCTATCTTTCCCGAGAGATAGAGCAGTATGGAAAAGTGGCTCTCTATGGAATCTATTTTGATTTTGATAAGGCCATTGTAAAAGAAGAATCAAAAGCGGCTTTGGATGAAATCGCCAAACTTCTCAGGTCAAAATCTGAGCTTAATTTATATGTGGTAGGCCATACCGATATGAAAGGAGAGCTGGAATACAATCTGAGACTTTCTGAAAATCGGGCTCAGGCAGTGATAGAAAAGCTGGTGGAAGATTATGGCATAAAGCGCGCTCGATTAGAGGCGAAAGGGGTTGGACCTTTGGTTCCCATACTCTCAAATCAAGCCGAAGAAGGAAGAAGTCAAAACCGACGTGTGGAACTGGTTGAAAAATAA